Genomic segment of Truepera radiovictrix DSM 17093:
TGCTAGCGGGGATCGTCCTCATCCGCACCTTTTTGAGTTTTTCGCTCGAGGCCGAGATCCTCGGGCGCTGGCCGTGGCAAGCGCAGCATGAAAAAGGGGAGGGTTAACCCTCCCCGGCACTGCTCCTCAAGGGGTCGTCTAAAGCCTAGTAGGGGTGATGGTCGACGCCCTCGTACGCCTCCATAAAGGCATTGATCTCGTCCGGGTCGATCTCGTCAAACGTCTGCAACCGCTGCCAAGCGGTCATGGCGTACTGCGTCTCGAGTTCCTCGCGCGGGGCGATCACCACGCGGCGGTAACGGCGGGCGTCGTACGCGTTCTCAAGCGCCTCGACGTGCGCCCGGTTCTCTTCGGGCGTGCCCATGCGGTACCACAAGATGACCCCGGCGTCCTCCATGTTGTGCACCAAAAGCTCGTCGGGCTGCACCTCGGTGTAGGAGCCCCAGCCGGCGATGCTCGGATAGTGCGGCCCGGAGGTCGGCGGGTTCGAGTTGTACGCCGGGGTCGGCGCGCCGGGGCTGATGTGGGCGTTGCCGAGGCTTGCAAACCGTTCCCCCGGCAGCTGCGACTGCCGGTAGAGGTTGATCCCTGCGGGGACGAGCACCAGCAGCGCGAGCCCGAGGCCGATGAGGAGTCCCTTCCACGAGCGCTTTTGCTGATACTTGCTGACTTTGCCCTTGCGAACCGTTCTGCTCTTCGTAGCCATGGCTTCAATGTACCGTGCGTTGAGGTGGCGGCGCTGTCGGGTGCTTGACCCTGACCCCTGGCTCGAGGTCTTTAGGCGGTGACCCCAAGCAATGCCAAAAAATGGTTGCACCGGAAGATGCAGGTCTCACCCCGAAAGGGTGGCGGGAGAGCGCCTTCGGAAGGTGCGTGCTAGACAGCGCTGCGCCGATCTACGCGCCTCGAGGTGTGTCGCACGCGCCGGGCGGGTTGCCCTGGGTCCTCCCGACCTCCTGGGTATAGTGACCCCGAAGGGGTGAACGGATGAACACGTTTCGCGCGTTTCGCGTAACCAAAGAGGGGGAGACGTTCCGCCGCGGCGTCCAGGAGCTGTCGCCGGAGACGCTGCCGGAGCATCCGGTGACGGTCGAGGTGCACTACTCGTCGCTCAACTACAAAGACGCCCTGTCGGCGACCGGCAACCCGGGCGTCACGAAGCGTTACCCCCACACGCCCGGCATCGACGCGGCGGGGCGGGTGCTCTCCTCCGCGGACCCGCGGTTTCGTCCCGGCGACGAGGTGATCGTCACCTCGTACGACCTCGGGATGAACACACCGGGCGGGTTCGGGGAACGGATCCGGGTGCCCGCCGAGTGGGTCGTCCCGCTGCCGTCAGGGCTCAGCGTCCGCGACGCGATGGTGCTGGGCACCGCCGGGCTGACCGCCGGGCTCTGCCTCGAGGCGCTCTTGGAGCGGGGGCTCAAGCCCGAAGACGGCCCGGTCGTGGTGACGGGCGCCTCGGGCGGCGTCGGCAGCGTGGCGGTCGCGCTCCTCGCTCACCTGGGCTTCGAGACGCTGGCGAGCACCGGCACCGAAGCGGCCCACGCGTGGCTGAAGGCGCTGGGGGCGGCGGCGATCCTCCCCCGCGAGGAGCTCGCCGAACCCTCCGAGCGGCCGCTGCTCAAGGGCCGCTTTGCGGGGGCCGTGGACACGGTCGGGGGGGAGACGCTCAGCAACGTCGTCAAGTCGCTGCGCCCCCGCGCCGCGGCCGCCGCGTGCGGCCTCGTGGGCGGCCCCGAGCTCTCGCTCACGGTCTTCCCCTTTATCCTGCGCGGGGTCAGCCTCTTGGGGATCGATTCGGCCGAGTGCCCGATGCCGCTGCGCCGCCGCGTGTGGGAGAAGCTCGCTGGGCCGTGGAAGGTCGACCTCTCGAGCATTACCGACGAGATCACCCTGGAAGACCTAGACGCCAAGATCGACGCCATCTTGGCGGGGCGGACCCAAGGGCGGGTGCTCGTTCGGGTCGCGGCTTGAGGGGCGCTCAAGGTTGGCTGAGCGGCAAGCGCTCTAGCGGCACGACGGGGTCGCCGACGACGAGGCTGCCCCCCGTGAGGGCGCGCGCGAGCAGCCCGCCGTGCCCCCGCACGGCGTTGTAGCCGCCCGGCCCGAGCGCCGCTTCCATCCGCGAGCAGGGGTGGCAGAGGCCGCTGCTCTCGAGCACGACCTCACCCACGCGAAACCGCCACCCCTGCAGCGCGATGAGGTTGACCCCCGAGACCACCAGGTTGCGCCGCAGCCGCTCCGGCAGCTCCGAGGCGTCGGGCAGCCCCGCGAGCGCGGCGATGACCGGCAGGTGCTCGGCTTGGATGAGGCTCACTTGGCGGCCGCTCGGGCGGGGCTGCGCGCGGGCGCTGCGGTGGTCGCCGACGAGCCCGACGCCCGCGACCGCCTCGGCTCGCGCGACGCGTTCGGCGGCGCCGCGCCGCTCCTTGCGCAACACGATCGCCTCGAGGCGTCCCCGTTGGGGGAGCGTCGCTAGAAGCGCCGGCACGGTGCTCGGGCGCTCGGCGGGGGCGGCGTCAGAGGGTCGGGGGCTCATATTCGGCAGCGTACCCTACGCTATGCTGCTCGCATGTCGGACATCTCAGGCGAGGGGCGCTCAGGCGACCTACATCACCCTGACCTCGGGCATCA
This window contains:
- a CDS encoding DUF3105 domain-containing protein; protein product: MATKSRTVRKGKVSKYQQKRSWKGLLIGLGLALLVLVPAGINLYRQSQLPGERFASLGNAHISPGAPTPAYNSNPPTSGPHYPSIAGWGSYTEVQPDELLVHNMEDAGVILWYRMGTPEENRAHVEALENAYDARRYRRVVIAPREELETQYAMTAWQRLQTFDEIDPDEINAFMEAYEGVDHHPY
- a CDS encoding MOSC domain-containing protein, translated to MSPRPSDAAPAERPSTVPALLATLPQRGRLEAIVLRKERRGAAERVARAEAVAGVGLVGDHRSARAQPRPSGRQVSLIQAEHLPVIAALAGLPDASELPERLRRNLVVSGVNLIALQGWRFRVGEVVLESSGLCHPCSRMEAALGPGGYNAVRGHGGLLARALTGGSLVVGDPVVPLERLPLSQP
- a CDS encoding YhdH/YhfP family quinone oxidoreductase translates to MNTFRAFRVTKEGETFRRGVQELSPETLPEHPVTVEVHYSSLNYKDALSATGNPGVTKRYPHTPGIDAAGRVLSSADPRFRPGDEVIVTSYDLGMNTPGGFGERIRVPAEWVVPLPSGLSVRDAMVLGTAGLTAGLCLEALLERGLKPEDGPVVVTGASGGVGSVAVALLAHLGFETLASTGTEAAHAWLKALGAAAILPREELAEPSERPLLKGRFAGAVDTVGGETLSNVVKSLRPRAAAAACGLVGGPELSLTVFPFILRGVSLLGIDSAECPMPLRRRVWEKLAGPWKVDLSSITDEITLEDLDAKIDAILAGRTQGRVLVRVAA